The Ovis aries strain OAR_USU_Benz2616 breed Rambouillet chromosome 2, ARS-UI_Ramb_v3.0, whole genome shotgun sequence nucleotide sequence caactctttgcgaccccatgaatcgcagcacgccaggcctccctgtccatcaccaactccctactTTACCACAACAAGCCTACTTTACAACGAACTTAAAAAGTAGAtagttattttccaaatatttctagTGACTAAAATCCATATAACTTTTATAAAGTCACTTAAAAATTATTGCAATAACCATATTATTTCCCTCTGGATACTTTCATAGAATGTGGTACCATTGTCTGGATATACAGAGAGTGGTAAACATTATCATAAAGTTAAAGAAAAGGCAATACTCAGTAGGTTATGATGACTTTCCATCAATCTGCAACCTGTCCTTGTCTCCAGAGAGGGCATGTGTATGTAGAATAAACTGTGGGGTGATTACCAGAAGAGTACCCAAATATTACTTGCACACACCCCCCTCCTACCCACCAGGATTTTAGAGTCAGTTTCAAATAAATTTACAAGAACTTAGAAACAAAGACTTTGGAAGACTTTGGCTTTGCCTActcaaataaatatgaaaagaatttcaCATTCAGAAAAACAATCAATTATTTTGAAAGGAACATATAATTCCTTTCAAAGCAATATATAATTCCTTTCAAATGAATACGTAATACCTTTCAAAGGACTATCACTACATGAATTGTTTTAGAATTTTTAGTTGAGCATAGGCTGATCAAATTGGTTTGTGGCTGGCTTTACAGTCCcctttaattttgaagaaaatatgacCTAAATGATAAGGAGCAATATGCTTGGGTGGAAAAATGGACCAAGATCATACCCCAAAACATGGCTTCTTTAAACATCTCATTAAGAAATGCTAAGTCTTTTAACAAGAAGTTTCACACTAAACTTTAAAAGTTAGAGTTATTACTTCTTATGACCATGTTCTTATTAAACTGCactattcaattaaaatatagtttatcaaatatgaaaataatatgtgGGACTTACATATTGGTATTGGCAGTTGATGTCAGCCACTCGCCAGCTAAACCAATGATATCCAATCCTGTGGAGAGCTGGTTGAAAAATCGAGGATGACCTAAAGAGGTGAGTAACAGAGAAGTATCAAGGCATACTCAGATTTTTCAAGTTGTCTTCAATTCAAAAGTTCCACTCCACTAGGCCACAGTGATGGGACCTGCATCCCAATGGCCTAATAGGgctgcccaagaatactgaaggaagGGCAGGTTGACCCACCCTTTATCAACATTTAGCACTGAAGATgtctctcaaactcatgtttctaAAGCATaatgcttttaaattaaaaatccaatgtcataaaaagaaaaatctgtccaGTATCTTATTTGTTGATTTCCAGATGAGCTCTGCTGctgcggtttttttttttttttttagtacaaatCTGGATGTGGTGGTCGTATTTCTCTCCAtaaatatctcaatttttaatttaacatCTCAAGCTTTTGATCCCCAAGTCAAGGTATACTCATGGAGGAGAAGAGGCTGCAGGCCTCAGAGGGGGCCTGTGCCTGTGCAGAGCTGATGCCAGCTCTGCGGCTGGTGCCTAGGCACACCAtcactctctgggcctctgtgtcAGTCCAAAATGATGTCAAGCACTGGTGTGTTTTGCCCACATATAGTCGGGTGACTGTTAAACTACATATGTTGCTGAGGTGACCTGGCATCTGCTCTGTGAAACAGGGGCAGACACAgcctcattcattcactgagttGTTGGtagaataatttatattattatataactcAAAAGCCCTTTTCAACCCGCCACATGCTTTATCAGGCTTTGTTCTTGGCAACGGCAAATTCAGGATTATTGCCAAATTTTGGCTGATTTGGTGTTCACGGGAAAGCTTAACCCCACACAGCAGGTTAGGCTGTCATGCAGGAGCTGTCGTGATAGATTACCTAAGGGTGTCTGACAGGGAACTGGTGTTAGAAAGATGTGCTGACCGCTGTGTTTCCAGCGGAAACTGCTGGTGCTCCTGCAATAACTGTCAGAGAGCTAACGTTGGAATGTTCCTGATCTAAGTCCTTCTCTTTGAAAGTCTGCCCTTCCCTCCATGTGACGAGGACTCATTCAGAACATCTGGACTAGGACTTCTTATAGCAGAATATACCAATCTCTGCACTCCAAGAGTCCTTGAAAAATACTGatctttagagaaaataaaagcagcagaaataGTAAGCTTAGTGTAAGTTCAAGGCCAGATTCCAGACATTCATGTAGATCACTCTAAATAGCTTAAACTAGTTCATTTTGTTCTACTGTGTCTGTATCTCCTACAACATAATTAATTTTGTTCAAGTCCATttaaataagtgtgtgtgtatgtacatatgtatatcttTAATACtcacttgaaaataaatatttcattttaatacagGTTTGAATCATAAATAAAGGCAATCACACCAGTGGACAATATATCCAAATCATGTTGCATAGCAAAGACAAAAGATGGACATAGACTAACAAATGCCTTCAGACAAAAGTGAAACAATATCCAGGAACAGATTAGCCATCAGACCAAGGTGAGATATAACTGGACTGACGAGcacacttttctttaaaaatcagacGCAGACTATAATTGAGTCTTGGCCATCTTTCAGTTATTCAAGGAAGCTACCCTTATACCAGTGGTGTTGGCAGACTTCAAAAGCTTTTGGGATTCTTTGGCAAGCCTTGTTATTTCATCATAACCCTTGTTTCTAACATCCAGTAGTCTTACTCAGCTCTAttaccacaccctctccagtcaTATCTTCAAACGACTAGGAAGAGTGAGCAAGAtaataaaggagagagagaaagagagagagagacagcacaAGACACTACCAGTCATGGCcccggggcttccctgtggtGACAACTGTGCCAAGGACTGCCAATTCCCGTCCATCTGTTTGCCCAAGAGCTCAGGAAAGCCAGGATGCAGCGGGGAAAGACGGTAGGAAGAAGAAACCACTGCTTGATCCCTAGGCTTAGAAAGAGCCAGACAGAGATCCCCAAAGTCTTTGAACTTGAGGTACCTTGGTCAGGATTACCAAGTAGAGAGAGCTCCTATAacacagaaaggaggaaagagggtATTACCCCTCCAGGGCTCCCCACTGGAGACAGCATTTGGTGCCTCAGAACCTCTAAACTCCACAGGATGGAACAGAATGAGAAGAGTGTATAAGTGTGTGACCACGGGGCCTGGAAAATAGAAGGTGCAGTGGGTTCAACCATGTCCTGTAAAAGACACGTTCAAGTGTTAACCCCCAATTCCCATGATttcatttggaaatagggtctttgcggATCTACACAAGTTAAGATGGGGCCACACTGGATTGGGGCAGCCAATAatccaaagaagagagaaatctgGACACACACACGTGAAAAATGTCATGTGAAGGTGAAAGCAAAGATTGAGTGATACATCTGCAAGATAAGGGatcccagggaattcccacagcAACTAGATGCTGGAAGAGGTAAGGGTGATcccactcaagagtcttcagggACAGCATGGCCCTGCAGACACTTGGATCCTGaacttctagccttcagaactgtgagagaatataAATCTCTGTTGTCTTAAGTTACCCAGTTTGTAGCAGCCATAGGAAACTAgtatagaaagaaaaggaagtgggCCCAATTCTCCCCAGTTTCAGGGATAGGCAAGCATAGGATTCATCAGAAATGAGGCAGGGAtgaaaatggaagagagaaaagaagtgagGGATGGACCATTCTGCTCTCTCTAGGTTGTGAATAACCTAAAATCAGCAATGAAACTCTACATAGAACTTGACACAGCACCATGCATCTGTATCCTTTAAGTCTATTTCTgcaacaataaataataataaggcCAGTGTTGGGCCTTCCACCAAAACTGCCGGTGCCTCTGGAGGTTCTGTGGTCAGGGAGTACTTTGCTGCTTCCTTCACCAGGGTCTGTGTTTCTCTTTCAACATGACTTTGACATCCTGACCATTGGCAAAGGTCTGCTGCAGGGCAAAGGTGCCTCTGCAGGTCCACTTGGCCCTCAACATTACCTGTGCGGACCCCATATTTCAGGGTGTCTCTGCAGTCAACCAGGATCTGCTCCAGGGACTCGGGGTGGTCAGAGAGTTCCAAGTTGAAGCCCTCCATGCCTTCCAGCagctggtgggggtggtggaAGTCCAGCACTTTGGTGGAGCGATCGAATGTCTTCCGGACATAGTTGAGGAGTATGTCCACCACCTCCAACAGGAACTGCACAGTTTGCTCCTCCCCGTTCTTAGCCGGAAGCAGATCTGAGGGGGGAAAGTCAGTGTGTGGTTATCACCTGTCTCCTATCTGGATTCCCTCAGCTTAGAAATCCCATGGTATCTTTATAGGCCTAATTTCCTCCCAGGATACATATGTGCATTATCTGTTGTCCCATCTTTGCAGAAAAATGTACATAATCATATACACGGAAGTGTTGCTTAGACTCCCTGGGAGTTCACAGACTTTCTGACAGTTAAGATGCTCATAAGTAGAAAGCTTTGAGAAGCCGCGAGCAGCCTACCACTGCTCAATGCCGCTGTTATTCATCTGGGCACCTGTCAGGCATGTAATGTACAGGGCTTCTGTCTTGCTGCCCGAGTACCAGGCATGCCTCTGGACATCTGGCTCAGACACTGGGCTTTTGGTTTGGTGTTATTATGATGTGCCTGATCTATTGCTGGTGGAAGGTGAGGCTTCTGTGGATAGAGGCTGAGGACTCCCTGAAGACGGTGGTTCTTTATGTCCTTAGACTGAAAACTAGAATTGGAAGATGAGGCTtaggagggtgggagaggggactCCTGCCTGTCTCTTGACCCTATCCTTTGCAGCTCGGCTTTTGGGATGCCAGGACGTGACCCTGTGTTCCAACTTTTGTTAGGCAGAGTCAGACAGGTGAGGCAGCCATGGAGAAAAGCGGAAGCTGTCAGTCACAGCTCAAGAACAGGCTGGCCGTAATGATGTTCTTTGTTTATTCTTCAGATTATCCCTCTCATATCTTGTGAGTCTTGTTTACTGTTCCAGTTTGGCCTCCACGGCTTGTGGGGAGCTCATGGAAGGAGGTGGTGATGGGTTTACCTCTgagctcattgggaaagactgggaAAGCACCTGCTGAGACTGTAGTAGGGGAAGCAATAGTGACTGAAAgatcttcaaaagaaaaatgagctTTAGGACAGCAATTTGGTCATGAGGCCCAGTTACACAGCTTTCCACAGGGCgattttgttgtggtggtggccACCACCTTGGAGCATAAATGCTAATAAGAGAATCACTGGATTTTCTTATATGTAAGCTTGTTCTGGATTTTCAGAGTCTATGAATCTATTATTTGTCCCTGCAAGTATCTTTAGAGTTGATTGTTTTACTGATTATCCTCATCCAGCTTTCAAAGGATGGCGACCTGGACAGTATGGAAGGAGGGAGAATATTCTAATCAGACGTTGGGAAAGCAGTTTCATGATGCTTCAGAGGGAATAATAACTTCTTTTGGTAAGATCAGCAACATTTCAGGAGAAAGTAAAGAAACTCCAATAAGGAGCCTACTGGCTAgcactggggctggggtgggggtggggagtaccTCGGGCGAACAGGTTGGAGAAGTCTGTCTCCGTGCGTCGGAAGCGGCCATCCTTGTCACTGTTTTCACAGGAAAGCAGGTTCTTGGAGGACTGCCTCTCCTTGAAGGCGCTCACAAGCCTGCTCTTCTCTTCCAGGCTGTTGGTCCTCTGCAAGAAGCCTGTAGCACAAGAAGCTGGGTCAGAGGAGGGGCAGCAAACTCCCGGCCTCACAGGATTAGCTGCCGGCCCAGGTTGACTCTCCAAGCAGGATCCTTGCATCCCCTGAGAAGAAGCCGAGTGTCTGTGTTTTCAGTGTAAGGGCTCTGGCACTGCTCGCCTTCaggcggggagggggcagtgTCAAGTGTCATCAGTGGTACAGACCCAGTCATGCAAGAGAGAAAAATAGTAAGTGAAGCCCATTCTCCTCTCTGAACATGACAGTGAATGCAGAATTAAGTCAATTGGACAGCTTCCACTCCAGTAACCAGCTCCAGGATGGGGTTTTAAGGGAAGGGATGCAAAGAGAGAGGATGCTGCCAGTACTGGGTTTACGGGCTGTGTagccagagggaggaggaggtgaggacCAGCACTGAGCACTGGGGAAGATGCTTTCCTTGGGTATACCAGGTAAACACTACCAGGGTTGAATGTAAGTTTAATTTTTCAGACCCAAACCTAAAGTACAGCTTTCCCTGTTCCCTCCCCCTCTTAAATAAAGGTATTGAAGAAAGAGACAACAAAGCCTAAAATTTTATGTGTGGTGACATTTAATTctataaatacttattgagcacctactgtggaAAAGGACTTAAGCTAAGCATTTAGGATAGTGGACAAATAAAGATAAATGAGAGAGATCCCCTCTTCTCCAGGAGCTTACAGTTTGGCAGCTGGTGACCAACAATGTAATAAATTGAGAAGAACTCCATGGAGATGAACTCTGAGTCCAGGGTGGGAGTCAAAgccctcccccctgcccctcaGAAGGGGTGGAAATCTCTCCTGCTTGAGGAGAGCAGTGCAGACATTACCAGCGGCAAACCTAGAAGCAGGCTGAGCTGAAAGGGCTGGAGACTCTGCCAGCCAAGAGCACTATTTCTTCCCTCAGTACCTCCACCCATCCCTGCTTCTGTTCCTTCCCTCATCTCCTCCAACTCAGTCTCAATCTTAGTCAGAAATACAACACcctgaaaagaggaagaaagttttAAGTTTCTTGGTGACCCCAAAGCTGTATTTGTAGATTCCAAGATCCTCGGGGAGTCACAAATGTCACAAGGCAGGCTTGGAGTAAAGTTCCAAGAGGTTGGAAGAGAGGCAAGTTATTCTGGGAAATTCAGCTTTACTTCCCCAGGACTGCAATCAGTGGTGAGGAGTGGAGGAAGGAGGGATGCAGGGGGAAGGCCGGGGTGATTAGAATCCTCCCACATGCAGGAGCAGGGTCTATTTTTGGAGGGAAGAATtgaaaggcagaggcaccaggcCTTCCATTGTTCCCAGcactttttaaatgtatcacTAAAGCTCTAAAGGACGTCAGAAGGATGGGGATACCCTATAATAGAGCTCCACACTTAGATGTGAAGATGGGGGTTGCATCTTCTCCCTCACCTCTTCTCCTACTTTCTGAATTCCTCCTTCAAACCCTTAGAGTCCAAAACCAGAAGCCCTCATTCATTTACCAGAGGGGTGCAGGATCACCTGGCACCTGGGTAAGACTGCTCCCCTACGCCCAGAACTGGCAGCTTGGAGTCTCTCAGGCTGGAAAGACCATGTCCATGTGCCCTAATGGAGAGGAGGTCCTGCCTTGCTGAACTCCTGCTTTCCAGGTCTCTGACTTCTGGTTGGCTCTGACTCACTCCCTGGAGAAGTCTCTGCCTTGAAATCCCTGAGCATCTCCTTTCCTCTGGGAAAGGACAAGGACCTGCATTGGGGCTTTGGGTATTATCTCCAAGAGAGTTCTTGACACAGGCATTCCCAGAGGTGTCCTAATAGGAATGGGAGATGACAGTTACAATGCAACTTTAAACCTGCATCCCATTCCTGAACCACACTTCCTGGAGTGGTGGCTCAAAatgtctgcctgaaatgtgggagacctgggttcgatccctgggttgggaagatctcctggagcaggaaatggcaacagactccagtattcttgcctggagaatcccatgggcagaggagccaggtgggctacagtccacagggtcgcaaagagtcggacacgactgagcgacttcacttcactataccTCTTGTAATTATCTTATGCATAGCACAACTTATACTACATtatgaaggtgaaagtcactcagtcgtgtccagctctttgcgaccccatggattgtagcctgccaggctcctctgtccatggaatgctccaggccataatactgaagtggtatattccttctccagggatcctcccaactcatggattgaacccaggtctgtagctcagacgataaagcatctgcctacaatgcaggacacctgggtttgatccctgggtcgggaagatcccctggagaaggaaatggcaaaccgctccagtattcttgtctgcaaaatcccatggactgagcagcctggtaggctacagtccatggggtcacaaagagttggacacgactgagtgacttcacttcactttcactcctgcactgcaggcggattctttatcatctgatccAATACTACATTATAATCCATGATAAAAGCCATTAGTTTGCTAATGTAAACATTTAATGGATATGATTTTCAGAATAACACTTCTTTGGGAATgtatatgttttctaaaatattggGAGCCTCAAAAAACGGTCAATAGCCCCAGCCTCTCTGGGCTCTGAGAGGTTCTGGAAGGAACTGTATGCGTCTCCAAGGATGATGAGGTGGTGGACAATGTCCTCAAGGACACTGAGGTTAGTGTTTTGACAACCTCCCTGGCTAGCAAGTGGTCTTAGAAGCAGAGGACCCTGAgacctggtttccctggtggctcagactgtaggtaaagaatctgcctgcaatgcaggagacctgggtttgatccctgggttgggaagatccctggagaagggaatacccactccagtattgtggcctggagaattccatggactgtatagtccatggggtcacaaagagtcagacacaactgagtgattttcattcACTTTAAGCCTGTGAACAACTGGTCACTTAACAATCTCAGGAGGCAACGAGGCGCTACAACCTGATCAAAGCTGACTGTAGCTTCGGCTCTCTTCCACTTACCCCAGTGGGGCCTCTCTGGGCTCTGCTGCTGGTTCCTCACAGCTGACCCCAAACTCAAAGGCCGAATCAGCCCCATGAGTTGGGGGAAGTGTGAGGAATTAGAGAGCACTGGGTTCAAGCTGGTTGTTTCCAAGCGGGCTTTGAACTGAGCCTGGC carries:
- the LOC101117393 gene encoding glutamate decarboxylase 1 — translated: MASSTPSSSATSSNAGVDPNTTNLRPTTYDTWCGVAHGCTRKLGLKICGFLQRTNSLEEKSRLVSAFKERQSSKNLLSCENSDKDGRFRRTETDFSNLFARDLLPAKNGEEQTVQFLLEVVDILLNYVRKTFDRSTKVLDFHHPHQLLEGMEGFNLELSDHPESLEQILVDCRDTLKYGVRTGHPRFFNQLSTGLDIIGLAGEWLTSTANTNMPSDMRECWLLR